One genomic window of Magnetococcus sp. PR-3 includes the following:
- the ppdK gene encoding pyruvate, phosphate dikinase, whose product MASKGVYFFGDGHADGRAEMKALLGGKGANLAEMTNLGLPVPPGFTLTTEVCTYFHHHEQRYPTTLQAEVEAALLQVESITNSRFGDAQTPLLISVRSGARVSMPGMMDTVLNLGLNDTTVQGLITQSKDARFAYDAYRRLLHMYGDVVMGVPHEQFMHALDELKSQNGYRNDTQVLAEQWMELIEQYKRMIKSHTGQPFPEDPIEQLWGGIGAVFHSWNVPRARTYRKLHGYPEAWGTAVNVQAMVFGNMGADCATGVAFTRDPATGAKQFYGEYLVNAQGEDVVAGIRTPGEITRQGKEERHAQEPAMEEVMPERFAELMIMQEQLEKHYRDMQDLEFTIQKGKLWLLQTRNGKRTAPAALRIAVEMVQEGMIHEQEAVMRIDPTVLSTLLHPTLDPKAPRDLLVTGLAASPGAAAGHVVFTADEAEKRASDGLPVILVREETSPEDIHGMHAAQGIVTARGGRTSHAAVVARGMGKPCVAGCGNLILENQAFRVGERTIQENDWITIDGGSGQVMVGHMPTIEPELGGDFAVLMAWADRFRRMKVRANADTPTDAAKALQFGAEGIGLCRTEHMFFEDTRILAVRKMILAETESERRTALAEILPMQEEDFVALFREMSGLPVTIRLLDPPLHEFIPHDAPGQQSVAEALGISRQRVAERVSAVQEFNPMLGHRGCRLGISYPEIYETQMRAIARAACRLIKEGLRPRVEVMIPLVGQVTELAKLKGLCQQVANEVMAEQNSSFAYLIGTMIELPRAALVADQLAVEASFFSFGTNDLTQTTLGLSRDDSANFLADYLSQGVLSCDPFASIDQPGVGQLVKMACHKGRSVRPEIHLGVCGEHGGDPSSIHFFEKTGLDYISCSPYRVPIARLAAAQATLKNRM is encoded by the coding sequence ATGGCAAGCAAAGGTGTCTATTTCTTTGGCGACGGCCACGCGGATGGACGTGCTGAAATGAAAGCACTGCTGGGTGGTAAAGGTGCCAACCTGGCAGAGATGACCAACCTGGGGCTGCCTGTCCCCCCAGGTTTCACCCTCACCACTGAAGTCTGTACATACTTTCATCACCATGAGCAGCGCTATCCAACGACCTTACAAGCTGAGGTTGAAGCGGCACTCCTGCAGGTTGAATCTATCACCAACAGCCGTTTTGGTGATGCTCAGACGCCCCTTCTCATCTCAGTCCGTTCCGGGGCACGCGTATCCATGCCGGGTATGATGGATACCGTACTTAATTTAGGCCTTAATGACACAACCGTTCAGGGCTTGATCACCCAGAGCAAGGATGCACGATTTGCCTACGATGCCTATCGGCGATTACTGCATATGTATGGTGATGTGGTCATGGGGGTTCCTCATGAGCAGTTTATGCACGCCTTGGATGAGCTAAAGAGCCAAAATGGCTATCGCAACGATACCCAGGTTTTAGCTGAGCAGTGGATGGAACTGATTGAACAGTATAAACGTATGATTAAATCTCATACGGGACAGCCCTTTCCTGAAGACCCTATTGAGCAACTTTGGGGGGGGATTGGTGCCGTTTTTCACTCCTGGAACGTCCCCAGAGCCCGCACTTACCGTAAGCTCCATGGCTACCCTGAGGCATGGGGAACAGCTGTCAACGTTCAAGCCATGGTGTTTGGTAATATGGGGGCGGATTGTGCCACAGGGGTGGCCTTTACCCGAGATCCTGCAACCGGTGCCAAACAGTTTTATGGCGAGTATTTGGTTAATGCCCAAGGTGAGGATGTTGTAGCAGGCATCCGTACCCCCGGAGAGATCACACGACAGGGTAAAGAGGAACGTCATGCCCAGGAACCGGCCATGGAAGAGGTCATGCCTGAGCGCTTTGCCGAACTGATGATCATGCAGGAGCAGTTAGAAAAACATTATCGCGACATGCAAGACCTGGAGTTCACCATCCAGAAAGGAAAATTATGGCTCCTACAGACCCGTAACGGTAAACGAACGGCCCCTGCAGCGCTACGTATTGCGGTAGAGATGGTTCAGGAGGGGATGATCCATGAGCAAGAGGCGGTCATGCGTATTGACCCAACCGTGCTCTCGACCCTCCTCCACCCAACCTTAGACCCAAAGGCCCCCCGAGATCTTTTAGTTACAGGGCTTGCGGCTTCACCTGGGGCCGCTGCAGGTCATGTTGTGTTTACAGCCGATGAAGCGGAAAAACGGGCAAGTGATGGGCTACCTGTTATTTTAGTTCGTGAAGAGACCAGCCCTGAAGATATCCATGGCATGCACGCTGCCCAAGGTATTGTGACAGCCCGTGGGGGGCGCACCTCCCACGCGGCTGTCGTGGCCCGAGGCATGGGTAAACCCTGTGTGGCCGGATGTGGAAACCTGATCCTTGAAAATCAGGCTTTTCGGGTGGGGGAACGTACCATTCAAGAAAACGATTGGATCACCATAGATGGCGGCAGTGGACAGGTCATGGTCGGGCATATGCCGACTATAGAACCTGAACTGGGGGGGGATTTTGCCGTCCTTATGGCATGGGCAGACCGCTTTCGCCGAATGAAAGTACGTGCCAATGCAGACACACCTACCGATGCCGCCAAAGCCCTTCAATTTGGTGCAGAAGGTATTGGCCTATGCCGAACAGAACACATGTTCTTTGAGGATACGCGCATTTTAGCCGTGCGGAAGATGATTTTAGCTGAAACCGAATCAGAACGTCGCACAGCATTGGCCGAGATCCTTCCCATGCAGGAAGAGGATTTTGTGGCACTGTTCCGAGAGATGTCAGGCTTACCCGTGACCATCCGCCTTCTGGATCCTCCCCTGCATGAGTTTATTCCTCATGATGCCCCCGGCCAACAATCCGTTGCTGAAGCTCTTGGTATTTCACGACAACGGGTCGCAGAACGGGTGTCCGCCGTTCAAGAGTTCAACCCGATGCTGGGGCACCGTGGATGCCGGCTGGGGATCAGTTATCCAGAAATTTATGAGACCCAAATGCGTGCGATTGCACGTGCAGCTTGCCGATTAATTAAAGAGGGTCTGCGCCCCAGGGTGGAGGTGATGATTCCATTGGTCGGCCAGGTTACCGAGCTGGCCAAACTGAAAGGGTTGTGCCAACAGGTCGCCAACGAAGTAATGGCTGAACAGAACAGCTCATTCGCCTATCTCATTGGCACCATGATCGAGCTACCTCGTGCAGCACTTGTGGCGGATCAACTGGCCGTAGAGGCCTCCTTTTTCTCTTTTGGAACCAACGATCTTACTCAGACAACCTTGGGGCTTTCCCGGGATGATTCTGCCAACTTTTTAGCCGATTATCTCTCCCAAGGTGTTCTCTCTTGTGACCCCTTTGCCTCCATTGACCAACCCGGGGTGGGACAGTTGGTGAAAATGGCCTGCCACAAAGGCCGTAGCGTCCGGCCGGAGATTCACTTGGGGGTTTGTGGGGAACATGGCGGTGATCCAAGCTCTATCCATTTTTTTGAGAAAACAGGTTTGGATTATATCTCCTGCTCCCCCTACCGGGTACCGATTGCCCGCTTGGCAGCCGCCCAAGCCACCCTAAAAAACCGTATGTAA
- a CDS encoding SLC13 family permease, which translates to MSFQNLPVKNIVAAIIFTMIAFYFAAIVPTVEVAWVMGILIFTIYLFSFEVVGVDVAAITVMVLLGLSTLLAPVMGLEHGLVDNQNLFNGFASNAVISIIAVMIIGSGLDKTGVMGKMAAVILKVGGTTEGRIIPIISGTVGIISSFMQNVGAAALFIPVVSRISARSGLPMSRLLMPMGFCAILGGTVTMVGSSPLILLNDLILNSNATLPADKQMETWGLFSVTPIGLALVSTGIIYFIIAGRFVLPASGGKGGAATSPMSYFQETYGLDYVMNEVLVPMETELIGRNLFDIEHDGHKIRIIAIQQGPGDIVMGHNGLSREFTVRGGMVLGVMGTQSELERWANEWGLIVRKELKSFHEALSATKSGIAEVVIPPSSDLVNKSARDVWLRKTMGLSMVGLHRGGKTYKEGEGIRAMPLQAGDTLVVHTSWETLARIEKDRNFVVVTTEYPKEELRPNKVAWAGLFFAIALSMVLFTDLRLSVALLTGAMGMVLSGVLTIDEAYQAVSWKTVFLLASLIPLGAAVESSGTAAWIAREVLGALGETPTWILQGVIAVLATFFTLVMSNVGATVLLVPLAINIALEAGANPAVFALTVAIATSNSFLIPTHQVNALIMGPAGYRVPDFMKAGGIMTILFLVVMMFMMNLVF; encoded by the coding sequence ATGTCTTTTCAAAATTTGCCTGTGAAAAACATAGTCGCTGCCATCATTTTCACCATGATTGCATTCTACTTTGCCGCCATTGTCCCAACCGTTGAAGTAGCTTGGGTTATGGGCATCCTGATCTTTACCATCTACCTATTCTCTTTTGAAGTTGTTGGGGTCGATGTTGCCGCCATCACCGTGATGGTGCTGCTCGGCTTAAGCACGCTATTGGCGCCTGTCATGGGGCTGGAACACGGCCTGGTAGACAACCAAAACCTGTTTAATGGTTTTGCCTCTAACGCTGTTATTTCCATTATTGCCGTTATGATTATTGGCTCTGGTCTGGACAAGACAGGTGTCATGGGAAAAATGGCTGCCGTGATCTTAAAAGTTGGTGGCACCACAGAGGGACGGATTATCCCCATCATCTCTGGTACGGTGGGTATCATCTCCAGCTTTATGCAGAATGTAGGTGCCGCGGCACTGTTTATTCCGGTCGTTAGCCGTATCTCAGCACGAAGCGGCTTACCCATGTCCCGTTTGTTGATGCCCATGGGTTTCTGCGCCATCCTTGGTGGTACGGTCACCATGGTAGGGTCCAGCCCGCTGATTCTACTCAACGATCTTATTCTGAACTCAAACGCCACACTACCTGCGGATAAGCAGATGGAGACCTGGGGTCTCTTCTCCGTAACGCCCATTGGTCTGGCATTGGTTTCAACCGGTATTATCTATTTCATCATTGCCGGTCGCTTTGTTCTGCCTGCATCTGGGGGCAAAGGGGGCGCAGCAACCAGCCCCATGTCCTACTTCCAGGAGACCTATGGTCTGGACTATGTGATGAATGAGGTTCTGGTTCCTATGGAAACAGAACTCATCGGCCGCAACCTGTTTGATATTGAACATGATGGGCATAAGATCCGTATTATCGCCATTCAGCAGGGTCCTGGCGATATCGTCATGGGCCACAATGGTCTCTCACGAGAGTTTACCGTGCGTGGCGGCATGGTGCTGGGTGTCATGGGTACCCAATCTGAGCTGGAGCGCTGGGCCAATGAGTGGGGACTGATTGTACGCAAGGAGCTGAAATCCTTTCATGAAGCACTTTCAGCAACCAAATCTGGCATTGCTGAAGTGGTTATTCCGCCCAGTTCAGACTTGGTAAACAAGAGTGCACGGGACGTATGGCTGCGTAAGACCATGGGCCTATCCATGGTTGGTCTGCACCGCGGTGGAAAAACCTATAAAGAGGGTGAAGGCATCCGCGCCATGCCTCTGCAAGCTGGGGATACCTTGGTGGTTCACACCAGCTGGGAGACCTTGGCTCGTATTGAGAAAGATCGTAACTTTGTGGTGGTAACCACGGAGTACCCCAAAGAGGAGCTTCGCCCCAATAAAGTAGCCTGGGCCGGACTGTTCTTTGCCATCGCCCTATCCATGGTGCTGTTTACCGATCTGCGTTTATCGGTGGCTTTGCTAACCGGGGCCATGGGGATGGTACTCTCTGGCGTATTAACCATTGATGAAGCGTACCAAGCTGTTAGCTGGAAGACAGTCTTCCTACTGGCCTCGCTGATCCCACTAGGCGCTGCCGTCGAGAGCTCGGGGACAGCAGCCTGGATTGCCCGTGAAGTTCTTGGGGCACTGGGTGAGACACCCACATGGATTCTGCAAGGGGTTATTGCTGTTTTGGCGACCTTCTTTACCTTGGTTATGTCCAACGTTGGTGCGACAGTACTGCTTGTGCCCCTGGCCATTAACATTGCGTTGGAAGCTGGCGCCAACCCTGCCGTCTTTGCCCTCACAGTGGCTATTGCGACCTCGAACTCCTTCTTGATCCCAACCCACCAGGTCAATGCACTGATTATGGGTCCTGCAGGCTACCGTGTGCCGGACTTCATGAAGGCAGGTGGCATTATGACCATCCTGTTCCTCGTGGTTATGATGTTTATGATGAACTTGGTCTTCTAA
- a CDS encoding cache domain-containing protein has protein sequence MKKLGSMLAVSALIMGVTLPAQAGNMAKPMEAKSLTIKAMQQVDSQGADAAYKAFAVSGGAFQPKDLYMFCLDMNGVMTFHAKKPQLAGKNLLAFNKYGETFFADMTELAKTKGEGWVNYKWPYPGTEEIREKASYIKASADKSFYCGSGAYK, from the coding sequence ATGAAAAAATTGGGTAGCATGCTGGCCGTTTCAGCTTTGATCATGGGCGTCACCTTACCTGCTCAAGCTGGAAACATGGCCAAGCCAATGGAAGCCAAATCACTGACCATTAAAGCGATGCAACAGGTTGATAGCCAGGGTGCTGACGCAGCCTACAAAGCGTTTGCCGTATCGGGTGGAGCATTCCAACCCAAAGATCTCTACATGTTCTGCCTGGACATGAATGGTGTTATGACCTTCCACGCCAAAAAGCCCCAACTGGCCGGTAAAAATCTCCTAGCGTTCAATAAATACGGTGAAACCTTTTTTGCTGATATGACCGAACTGGCTAAAACCAAAGGTGAAGGCTGGGTTAACTACAAGTGGCCCTACCCTGGCACCGAAGAGATTCGTGAAAAAGCCAGCTACATCAAAGCATCTGCAGATAAAAGCTTCTACTGTGGTAGCGGTGCCTACAAATAA
- the rpmF gene encoding 50S ribosomal protein L32, with the protein MAVPKKKTSKSKGRMRAAHHAVKAPNLSTCSNCQEPIMPHRVCPKCGWYDGREVVSVEE; encoded by the coding sequence ATGGCTGTGCCAAAGAAGAAAACCTCCAAGTCCAAGGGTCGCATGCGCGCTGCCCATCACGCCGTTAAGGCCCCTAATCTCAGCACCTGCAGCAACTGCCAGGAGCCCATTATGCCCCACCGTGTCTGCCCTAAGTGTGGTTGGTACGATGGCCGTGAAGTGGTTAGTGTCGAAGAGTAA
- the plsX gene encoding phosphate acyltransferase PlsX: MTVHIALDAMGGDNAPRAIIEGMLEVRKKRPEIIFTLVGMEGRIREELDALGVEEDGFRIWHASEVVEMDEKPAIALRSKKDSSMRVGANLVKQGEVDAFVSAGNTGALMATAKFVLKTLRGIDRPAIASVIPAVGGETLMLDLGANVDCSSEHLCQFALMGSIFSNAVLGVQHPRVGLLNIGEEDMKGNEQVREAGEELKNRSATLIPDGMYVGNVEGTDIFKDSVDVVVCDGFVGNVSLKSIEGTAKMLTHYLREAFSQNWLTKLMYLVAKPALRCFRDQMDPRKHNGAILLGLNGVVVKSHGSADEVAYAHAIKVAVDLAEKEVTGRIRDAVARFEAETKAEPAAKVG; this comes from the coding sequence GTGACCGTTCATATTGCTTTGGATGCCATGGGTGGTGATAACGCCCCTCGCGCCATTATCGAAGGTATGCTGGAGGTTCGCAAAAAACGTCCTGAGATCATTTTTACCCTGGTCGGTATGGAAGGGCGTATTCGTGAAGAGTTGGATGCCCTGGGTGTGGAAGAGGATGGCTTTCGTATTTGGCATGCAAGTGAAGTGGTTGAGATGGACGAAAAACCGGCCATTGCGCTACGGAGCAAAAAGGACTCCTCCATGCGTGTGGGGGCCAATCTGGTCAAGCAGGGAGAGGTGGATGCTTTTGTGTCGGCAGGTAATACCGGTGCATTGATGGCGACCGCCAAGTTTGTGCTTAAAACCTTACGTGGGATCGATCGTCCTGCCATTGCATCGGTTATTCCCGCTGTTGGTGGTGAAACGCTCATGCTGGATTTAGGGGCGAATGTAGACTGTAGCTCCGAACATCTTTGTCAATTTGCCCTCATGGGTTCCATCTTTTCCAATGCCGTTCTAGGTGTGCAGCACCCTCGGGTAGGGTTGTTGAATATTGGGGAAGAGGATATGAAGGGCAATGAGCAGGTGCGCGAAGCGGGAGAAGAGTTGAAAAACCGTTCTGCAACCCTTATTCCTGATGGTATGTATGTTGGGAATGTTGAAGGTACTGATATTTTTAAAGATAGTGTAGATGTTGTGGTGTGTGACGGTTTTGTGGGTAATGTCAGCCTTAAAAGTATTGAAGGTACGGCTAAAATGCTCACACACTATCTGCGTGAAGCCTTCAGTCAAAACTGGTTGACCAAATTAATGTATCTGGTTGCAAAGCCAGCCCTGCGTTGCTTTAGAGATCAAATGGATCCGCGCAAACATAACGGGGCCATTTTGTTGGGTCTTAATGGGGTTGTGGTGAAGAGCCATGGTTCAGCGGATGAAGTGGCTTATGCGCATGCCATTAAAGTTGCGGTTGATCTGGCTGAAAAAGAGGTCACGGGACGTATTCGTGATGCAGTTGCCCGTTTTGAAGCCGAAACCAAGGCAGAGCCTGCTGCTAAGGTTGGGTGA
- a CDS encoding beta-ketoacyl-ACP synthase III: MSTLRSRIIGTGSYLPERRLTNEELAVMVETTDDWIKERTGISERRIAAHGEMTSDLAVKAAEKALEAAGVKAWELDLILVATTTPDLTFPATATIVQKQLGADQARIPSFDIQAVCTGFIYALTTADQFIRAGSARRVLVIGAETFSRIINWEDRGTCILFGDGAGAVVLEAHEEQGQGILSTHIYADGNYRDLLRCTTGVSGSGSRVPEEELRPEPPADDRGVQALLEGYGYVTMRGNEVFKRAVMALEQIVDETLDANSLSKDDVDWLVPHQANIRIIKSTAKRLGMSMDQVVVTVERHGNTSAASVPLALDEAVKDGRIQPGQLVLMEAFGGGFTWGSALVRW; this comes from the coding sequence ATGAGCACCCTGCGTTCCCGTATTATCGGAACCGGAAGCTACCTGCCGGAGCGTCGTTTAACCAACGAAGAGCTGGCGGTCATGGTAGAGACCACCGATGACTGGATTAAAGAGCGTACAGGTATTTCAGAGCGTCGAATTGCTGCACATGGTGAGATGACCTCTGATCTAGCTGTTAAAGCGGCTGAAAAAGCGCTTGAAGCTGCCGGTGTTAAAGCCTGGGAGTTGGATCTTATTCTGGTGGCAACCACCACGCCGGATCTGACCTTTCCTGCTACCGCGACCATTGTTCAAAAGCAGTTGGGTGCGGATCAAGCTCGTATTCCCTCGTTTGATATTCAAGCGGTGTGTACGGGGTTTATCTATGCGTTGACCACGGCTGATCAGTTTATTCGTGCTGGTAGTGCCCGCCGCGTACTGGTTATTGGTGCTGAGACCTTCTCTCGTATCATTAATTGGGAAGATCGTGGAACCTGCATTCTGTTTGGTGATGGTGCCGGGGCTGTGGTGCTGGAAGCCCATGAAGAACAAGGGCAGGGGATACTCTCCACGCATATTTATGCGGACGGTAACTATCGTGATCTGTTGCGCTGTACCACTGGAGTTTCCGGTAGCGGCAGCCGAGTCCCTGAGGAAGAGTTAAGACCTGAGCCCCCTGCAGATGATCGTGGCGTACAAGCACTGCTGGAAGGTTATGGATATGTCACCATGCGCGGTAATGAAGTGTTTAAACGCGCGGTGATGGCGTTAGAGCAGATTGTAGATGAAACGCTGGATGCCAATAGCCTGAGTAAAGATGATGTAGACTGGCTGGTCCCCCACCAAGCCAATATTCGTATCATTAAGAGCACAGCTAAGCGCTTGGGCATGAGTATGGATCAGGTCGTTGTAACGGTTGAACGGCACGGTAATACCTCAGCCGCCAGTGTGCCGTTGGCCCTGGATGAAGCCGTAAAAGATGGTCGTATTCAGCCTGGCCAGCTGGTATTAATGGAAGCGTTTGGTGGTGGCTTTACATGGGGTAGTGCTCTGGTGCGCTGGTAG
- the mltF gene encoding membrane-bound lytic murein transglycosylase MltF — protein sequence MKRFLLLLPLLVLTLSGCDLSMHRPIMDEIRDSGMLRVVTRNAPTTYYQGRDRVEGFEHDLARLFAAHLGVKVVFIKKQSRSEILQTLEQGKAHLAAAGLVRREEDGARYLYGPDYQSVFQQVVCRRGGVRPNNLLKLTEANLTVVKGSAHEARLQELRELVPQLNWRSDEDLSVEQVLEQVWMGKVDCTLADSNVVALNRRYYPELTVKFPINAEQRLAWTLQRRAVFLHKEVVSWFNEIRSNGQLDELFEKYYGFVESQRFDFVDNRKYIKRISERLPRYKRLFMNAGRKYHVPWQLLAAQAYQESHWDPKARSPTGVRGIMMLTKVTAKALGIRDRLDPKSSINGGAWYLSNMRRRLPSAITEPDRTWIALAAYNVGLGHVYDARRLAKEQQLNPNRWSDLRNVLPLLSQRKYFKDLKYGYARGAEPVRYVAKVRHYHDILTRMDRKAVVQFPRVRAFVEPDTTLSSAKIKEQVLIGEINPMDGRMVGTSGKEAAVPAPRRRH from the coding sequence ATGAAGCGTTTTCTTCTTCTCCTTCCATTGTTGGTGCTCACACTCTCCGGGTGTGATCTAAGCATGCACCGTCCCATTATGGATGAAATCCGTGATAGTGGCATGTTGCGGGTCGTCACACGTAATGCCCCAACGACTTACTATCAGGGGCGGGATCGTGTTGAGGGCTTTGAACATGATCTAGCCCGTCTGTTTGCCGCACATCTGGGTGTCAAAGTTGTTTTCATTAAAAAGCAAAGCCGAAGTGAGATTTTGCAGACCCTGGAACAGGGAAAAGCCCACTTGGCGGCCGCTGGTTTGGTGCGTCGCGAGGAGGATGGTGCCCGGTATCTCTATGGGCCGGATTACCAGTCAGTTTTTCAGCAGGTTGTGTGTCGTAGAGGTGGGGTTCGCCCCAACAATCTACTTAAATTGACAGAGGCTAACCTAACGGTTGTTAAAGGGAGTGCTCACGAGGCGCGGCTGCAGGAGTTGCGAGAGCTGGTGCCTCAGTTGAACTGGCGCAGTGATGAAGATCTCTCCGTCGAGCAAGTGCTTGAGCAGGTATGGATGGGCAAGGTGGATTGTACCTTGGCGGACTCCAATGTGGTGGCACTAAATCGACGCTATTATCCCGAACTAACGGTAAAGTTTCCCATTAATGCAGAGCAGCGTCTAGCCTGGACATTGCAACGCCGTGCGGTATTTTTGCATAAAGAGGTGGTCAGCTGGTTTAACGAAATTCGCAGTAATGGCCAGTTGGACGAGCTGTTTGAAAAATATTATGGTTTTGTGGAGAGTCAGCGGTTCGATTTTGTGGATAACCGCAAATACATCAAGCGCATAAGTGAGCGTCTGCCACGGTATAAGCGGCTGTTCATGAATGCTGGGCGTAAATACCATGTTCCTTGGCAGCTGTTGGCCGCTCAAGCCTACCAGGAGTCTCATTGGGATCCCAAAGCCCGCTCCCCTACAGGTGTACGGGGTATTATGATGTTAACCAAGGTTACCGCTAAAGCGTTGGGGATTCGGGATCGTTTAGACCCTAAATCTAGTATTAATGGAGGGGCTTGGTACCTTTCCAATATGCGTCGCCGCCTGCCTAGTGCGATTACAGAGCCTGATCGTACTTGGATTGCTCTGGCCGCCTACAATGTGGGGTTAGGGCATGTCTATGACGCAAGGCGGCTGGCAAAAGAACAGCAACTCAACCCCAACCGGTGGAGTGATTTGCGAAATGTCCTGCCGTTGCTCTCTCAGCGAAAGTACTTTAAAGATCTGAAGTATGGCTATGCCCGTGGTGCCGAGCCTGTGCGCTATGTGGCCAAGGTTCGTCATTACCACGATATTCTGACCCGTATGGATCGTAAGGCCGTCGTTCAATTTCCCCGTGTGCGGGCTTTTGTAGAGCCGGATACCACATTATCGAGCGCTAAGATCAAAGAGCAGGTATTGATTGGGGAGATCAACCCTATGGATGGGCGTATGGTTGGGACATCCGGTAAAGAGGCGGCTGTCCCCGCACCGAGGCGACGGCACTAA
- a CDS encoding hemerythrin domain-containing protein: MQVLDLTGMNGESTAVQALQEGFDALPEGESVKVVGEDGHAQLLEGFQNDNWGTYEWYPLPVEQGWSIALHKKSEVKSPRQVAEYFTFDHRRCDDLFAQMENAASAGDDATAIASFQAFDMGMLHHFRMEEEVLFPSFEQKTGMTQGPTMVMRMEHQQMRGLLSQMREFVLHQDVKGMAGVGGTLLFVMQQHNMKEEQMLYPMTDMHLGQDVDELLKNIQTLEPNRG, translated from the coding sequence ATGCAGGTTCTGGATTTAACAGGGATGAATGGTGAGAGCACTGCCGTACAAGCCCTGCAAGAAGGTTTTGATGCTCTGCCTGAAGGGGAGAGTGTAAAGGTTGTGGGTGAAGATGGCCACGCGCAGCTGTTGGAAGGGTTCCAGAATGATAACTGGGGCACTTACGAGTGGTATCCTCTCCCCGTTGAGCAGGGGTGGTCCATTGCGCTACATAAAAAATCTGAGGTGAAATCTCCCCGTCAGGTGGCGGAGTATTTTACCTTTGATCATCGTCGTTGTGATGATCTTTTTGCTCAGATGGAAAATGCCGCTTCTGCGGGTGATGATGCAACAGCCATAGCCTCTTTCCAGGCATTTGATATGGGGATGCTGCACCATTTCCGTATGGAAGAAGAGGTGCTGTTCCCGAGTTTTGAGCAAAAAACTGGTATGACCCAAGGGCCAACTATGGTGATGCGTATGGAGCATCAGCAGATGCGTGGCTTGCTCTCCCAAATGCGTGAGTTTGTGTTGCACCAAGATGTTAAAGGTATGGCTGGCGTGGGGGGGACGCTACTCTTTGTGATGCAGCAGCATAATATGAAAGAGGAGCAGATGCTCTACCCCATGACCGATATGCATCTGGGGCAGGATGTGGATGAGCTGTTAAAAAATATTCAAACCCTTGAGCCCAATCGGGGTTGA
- a CDS encoding HPP family protein → MITQKQHLQSTPFKLKAGIGGCIAICLLAWLSEAADQPLLMAPFGASCVLLFALPNSPLAQPKNLIGGHFLAALVGLTLVVLMGENSWSMGLAVGVAILLMQLTGTTHPPAGATPLVVMGMPHHLSTLFFPILTGSLLLLLMAFLFHRTAQTPYPTT, encoded by the coding sequence ATGATCACCCAAAAACAGCACCTTCAAAGCACCCCTTTTAAGCTCAAAGCAGGGATTGGTGGGTGCATCGCCATCTGCCTACTGGCTTGGCTGTCTGAGGCAGCAGATCAGCCTTTACTAATGGCACCTTTTGGCGCCAGCTGCGTTCTACTGTTTGCCCTACCCAACAGCCCTTTAGCGCAACCCAAAAATTTGATTGGCGGCCACTTTCTTGCCGCACTCGTCGGGTTGACCCTGGTTGTACTGATGGGGGAGAACAGCTGGAGTATGGGGTTGGCCGTGGGTGTCGCCATTTTGCTCATGCAGCTCACAGGGACAACCCACCCTCCAGCAGGAGCAACACCCTTAGTGGTCATGGGTATGCCTCACCATTTAAGCACCCTTTTTTTTCCCATACTGACCGGTTCACTTCTACTGCTACTTATGGCGTTTCTTTTCCATCGCACAGCTCAAACCCCCTACCCAACGACTTAA
- a CDS encoding TetR/AcrR family transcriptional regulator, which produces MAKLTARERLIEAALTLFYREGFHATGIERVLLEAGVSKMTLYRHFQSKEDLILAALRRRDERFRVWLIRAIKAYKGDARSRLLGMFDALDAWFHGDGPGQLPFCGCMFIHAAGEYGELSSPIHTLAAEHKRLVLEDLRLLVAEAGLPLSFAEQLALLKEGAIVSASVTGDLSSALRAKQMAEVLFLQEERR; this is translated from the coding sequence ATGGCCAAGTTAACCGCACGGGAACGCTTGATTGAAGCCGCCTTAACACTTTTTTACCGAGAAGGCTTTCATGCTACGGGTATTGAGCGGGTGTTGCTTGAGGCTGGTGTCTCTAAAATGACCCTATATCGTCATTTTCAATCGAAGGAAGATCTGATTCTAGCGGCTCTCAGGCGGCGGGATGAGCGGTTTCGGGTGTGGTTAATCCGTGCCATCAAAGCCTATAAGGGGGATGCTAGATCGCGACTGCTTGGAATGTTTGATGCCCTTGATGCTTGGTTTCATGGAGATGGTCCCGGCCAGTTACCTTTTTGTGGCTGTATGTTTATTCATGCTGCAGGAGAGTATGGTGAACTGAGTTCTCCTATCCACACGTTGGCCGCCGAGCATAAGCGTCTTGTTTTGGAAGATCTGCGTCTATTGGTCGCTGAAGCTGGATTGCCGCTCTCTTTTGCTGAGCAGTTGGCTCTGCTCAAAGAGGGGGCGATTGTGAGCGCATCAGTTACCGGCGATTTGTCCAGTGCCTTGCGGGCGAAGCAGATGGCAGAAGTACTGTTTTTGCAAGAAGAGCGTAGATGA